Proteins co-encoded in one Lycium ferocissimum isolate CSIRO_LF1 unplaced genomic scaffold, AGI_CSIRO_Lferr_CH_V1 ctg5714, whole genome shotgun sequence genomic window:
- the LOC132044979 gene encoding uncharacterized protein LOC132044979 yields MWSEFWREKIDGGEKGTWYTLAVIVIILTCHLLNSRLRLRQRPHAQSITYPRDASPSHVRISTVISDLDLKNLIDDINKKFQANEKWEDVINRRTDRLSYRAQCCKLKDAPLKYLSVTVFENCSAEMLRDFYMDNNFRKIWDKTLIEHKQLQVDTSSGTEIGLMIKKFPLLTPREYVLAWRVWEGNDGSFYCFTKECEYPLAQRRKKYVRVGLFRSGWRIKKVSGRNACEIQMVHQEDAGLNVEMAKLAFAKGIWSYVRKMDDALWRYSALDHSQLTSGLSAIALIQKVPLGLDTLDHTRNLISPETCTSSYYCCGVSRECNAREQRKETLNNVVPNMLMLLGGAICMSRGLSNLGAKVAMACILSKLVKRNALRSKSLQRFSQIEVQRREECKMIREDELHCGCSSVTS; encoded by the exons ATGTGGTCAGAATTTTGGAGAGAAAAGATTGATGGAGGAGAAAAGGGAACTTGGTATACCCTGGCTGTGATAGTGATCATACTCACATGTCATTTGCTAAACTCTCGCCTTCGACTTAGACAACGACCACATGCCCAATCCATCACTTATCCTCGTGATGCCTCTCCTTCTCATGTCAG GATCAGTACAGTGATATCTGATCTAGATCTGAAGAATTTGATTGACGAcataaataagaaattccaaGCTAATGAGAAATGGGAGGATGTCATTAACCGGAGAACAGATCGTCTTTCCTACCGTGCACAGTGTTGTAAACTGAAG GATGCGCCTCTTAAGTATCTGAGTGTCACTGTATTTGAGAATTGCTCTGCTGagatgctaagagatttctacATGGACAATAATTTCCGAAAAATTTGGGATAAAACCTTGATTGAGCATAAGCAGTTGCAGGTTGATACAAGCAGTGGAACTGAAATAGGCCTTATGATAAAAAAGTTTCCACTATTGACTCCAAGAGAGTACGTATTAGCTTGGAGGGTGTGGGAAGGCAATGATGGATCCTTCTACTGTTTTACCAAG GAATGTGAATATCCTTTGGCACAAAGAAGGAAGAAGTATGTCAGGGTTGGGCTCTTTAGATCTGGTTGGAGAATCAAGAAAG TTTCTGGTAGGAATGCCTGTGAGATCCAGATGGTACACCAAGAAGATGCTGGTCTTAATGTTGAAATGGCAAAACTAGCCTTTGCAAAGGGCATATGGAGCTATGTCCGTAAAATGGATGATGCACTTTGGCGATACTCTGCCCTTGACCATTCTCAATTGACTTCAGGTTTGAGTGCCATTGCATTAATTCAAAAG GTTCCACTTGGATTGGACACCTTAGACCACACAAGGAACTTAATCAGTCCAGAAACATGCACAAGTAGTTACTATTGCTGTGGAGTGTCAcgtgaatgcaatgcaagggaacaaagaaaagaaacattAAACAATGTGGTGCCAAATATGCTGATGCTCCTGGGTGGTGCAATCTGCATGTCTAGAGGGCTCTCTAACTTGGGAGCAAAGGTTGCCATGGCATGTATCCTGAGTAAGCTTGTGAAACGCAATGCTTTGAGAAGCAAAAGCCTGCAGAGGTTTAGCCAGATAGAGGTTCAGAGACGTGAAGAATGTAAGATGATTCGTGAAGATGAACTCCATTGCGGCTGCTCAAGTGTCACCTCTTGA